In Rutidosis leptorrhynchoides isolate AG116_Rl617_1_P2 chromosome 2, CSIRO_AGI_Rlap_v1, whole genome shotgun sequence, one genomic interval encodes:
- the LOC139889085 gene encoding protein EXPRESSION OF TERPENOIDS 1-like, with product MAGFFSLGSASYNPTHQQQQQQQQQSQNPNSKPTESSSWCLYSTTTTRNNTTTTKDFELWQPTHHASPAAATMGGGGGGGGRLINFSDESTWSSAAFVRMGHGGVGGGGVSCQDCGNQAKKDCPHMRCRTCCKSKGFQCQTHVKSTWVPVAKRRERHQYLTGGGTQQNQNGRRASTTNTKRTRSLQDHDHDQNPNLVDQIAATTATTVGYNHYSTGLEISNFPSEVMTPTNFKCVRVSSIDDIDDQLAYQATVNIGGHMFKGILYDQGPDGHLLNLTTMSPANSTAAATNFIGHSLYSSLDGNDYMTNTPFFHQISRD from the exons ATGGCTGGTTTCTTTTCATTAGGATCTGCATCTTATAATCCTacccatcaacaacaacaacaacaacaacaacaatcacaaaacCCTAATTCTAAGCCTACTGAATCTAGCAGTTGGTGCTTGTACAGTACAACAACCACAAGAAataacaccaccaccaccaaagATTTTGAGCTTTGGCAACCAACCCATCATGCATCACCGGCTGCTGCCACTATGGGCGgcggcggtggtggtggtggtagactTATTAATTTTTCCGATGAGTCCACTTGGAGTTCAGCTGCTTTTGTGAGGATGGGTCatggtggtgttggtggtggtggtgttagTTGTCAAGATTGTGGAAATCAAGCTAAAAAAGATTGTCCACATATGAGGTGTAGAACTTGTTGTAAAAGTAAAGGGTTTCAATGCCAAACGCACGTGAAAAGCACATGGGTTCCGGTTGCGAAACGCCGTGAAAGGCATCAATATCTTACTGGTGGTGGTACACAACAAAATCAAAATGGAAGACGTGCAAGTACAACAAATACTAAAAGAACAAGATCACTTCAAGATCATGATCATGATCAAAACCCTAATTTGGTTGATCAAATTGCTGCTACTACTGCTACCACTGTTGGTTATAACCATTATTCAACTG GATTAGAGATAAGTAATTTCCCATCAGAAGTGATGACACCCACAAATTTCAAATGTGTAAGAGTAAGCTCGATTGATGATATTGACGACCAATTAGCATATCAAGCCACAGTGAATATTGGTGGACATATGTTTAAAGGCATACTGTATGATCAAGGCCCCGACGGTCACTTGCTAAATCTCACAACAATGTCGCCTGCTAATTCAACAGCGGCCGCCACTAATTTTATTGGTCATTCATTATATTCATCGCTTGATGGCAACGACTACATGACGAATACGCCATTCTTTCATCAAATATCAAGAGATTAA
- the LOC139889086 gene encoding uncharacterized protein produces the protein MTWHATGECKEEGKMRLLVDARAWKEIDERYPDFAQEPRNVRLGLAADGFNPFGNLSSAYSMWPVILTTYNTPPWICMKESSLMLTLLIIGPKSPGKVIDVYLRPLVDELKTLWYEGVLTRDSVSNTLFTLKAILVWTINDYPARSSLSGWSGQGYKACPTCNENTPAMRVQNKVIYVSNRQNLEMNHPYRERLEFNGKVDKTKKPRKFTEQMIDRQLEDLLPVGNPEKNHKNTGEKRKCPLDCPHNWTKISIFRELEYWKHLPLQHNLDVMHIEKNVLEAILGTLLMNDKSKDTHNARVDLERMGIRKDLWLKPKNNGKKDGQFYKPHPKYSLKPEDRVRFYQFIKEVKLPDGFGSNFRQKVNKDDKNITNMKSHDCHIMMQRLLPVGVNAFLDPTISTPIIQLCAFFKQICARELMVEDMIKAQKQLIKLLCTFELIYPPAFFDIMIHLVMHLPEEAIYGGPVYMRWMYPIERYMKKLKNYVRNKAKPEGCIVEGYVADEALTACSMSLEGVQTRFNRPDRYADDLVRLYEFHVFNSLCKFVSKGVHKSLTRDFRDKLHCQFNTENPGLDIQTYFAGWFKEKIREFRVVDRSNCSNELLSLAEGPVGSANYYTACNVNGVRFVVRDRDERRTTQNSGIATPGIDVPMYYGQLEDILELHYGGLFSVVLSRCRWFKTENTKRKIRLVTKNNMTSIDTKEEWYKDDQHILATQAQQIFYITDPSKNASWKVIHEVHHRKLWDRDIIEETEPDVVHNTNSSDLILDADLDNMTYTSLSVHGESTTIDFNLPTHEVDDDVDFIIDLDPFILPHDLCEDDNGVEANDDNGVEANDEDNPQFLNDEAYSSNEFDY, from the exons ATGACTTGGCATGCTACTGGAGAGTGCAAGGAAGAGGGTAAGATGCGTCTTCTGGTAGATGCTCGAGCGTGGAAAGAAATTGACGAAAGATATCCGGATTTTGCACAAGAACCCAGAAACGTCCGACTAGGGTTGGCTGCGGATGGTTTTAATCCGTTCGGCAACTTGAGTTCGGCTTACAGTATGTGGCCAGTAATATTGACAACGTACAATACGCCTCCGTGGATATGTATGAAAGAAAGTTCTCTAATGTTAACTTTGTTAATTATTGGTCCCAAATCACCTGGAAAAGTTATTGATGTTTACTTGAGGCCTTTGGTTGATGAATTGAAGACGTTATGGTACGAAGGAGTTCTTACGAGAGACTCGGTTTCAAACACGTTGTTTACATTGAAAGCAATTCTTGTTTGGACCATAAACGATTATCCTGCCCGTAGTAGTTTATCTGGTTGGAGTGGCCAAGGCTATAAAGCATGCCCTACATGTAACGAGAACACTCCTGCAATGCGTGTGCAGAACAAAGTTATTTATGTGAGTAATAGACAGAACCTTGAAATGAATCACCCTTACAGAGAAAGATTAGAATTCAATGGTAAGGTTGATAAAACCAAAAAACCTAGAAAGTTCACCGAGCAAATGATCGATCGTCAACTTGAAGATTTGCTGCCAGTTGGTAATCccgagaaaaaccataaaaatactGGTGAAAAAAGAAAATGTCCCCTTGATTGTCCTCACAATTGGACTAAAATTTCTATCTTTCGGGAACTTGAATATTGGAAACATCTTCCACTGCAACATAACCTGGATGTCATGCATATTGAAAAGAATGTGTTAGAGGCTATACTGGGTACCTTATTAATGAATGACAAATCCAAAGACACTCACAATGCACGAGTTGACTTGGAAAGAATGGGAATTAGGAAAGATTTGTGGCTTAAACCAAAAAATAACGGTAAAAAAGACGGACAATTCTACAAACCTCATCCCAAATACTCGCTTAAACCCGAAGACAGAGTGAGATTTTATCAATTCATTAAAGAAGTTAAACTTCCAGATGGGTTTGGATCAAACTTCAGGCAGAAAGTGAACAAGGATGATAAGAACATAACAAACATGAAGTCTCATGATTGTCATATCATGATGCAACGATTATTACCGGTCGGAGTTAACGCATTTTTGGACCCAACTATCTCGACACCAATAATTCAGCTATGCGCATTCTTTAAGCAAATTTGTGCTCGAGAGTTAATGGTTGAAGACATGATAAAAGCTCAAAAGCAGTTGATTAAACTTTTATGTACTTTCGAGCTGATTTATCCTCCGGCTTTTTTTGACATAATGATTCATCTGGTTATGCATTTACCGGAAGAAGCTATATATGGAGGGCCTGTTTACATGAGGTGGATGTATCCAATTGAGAGATACATGAAAAAGCTAAAAAATTATGTTAGAAATAAAGCCAAGCCTGAAGGTTGTATAGTAGAGGGGTACGTTGCCGACGAAGCATTAACAGCATGTTCAATGTCTCTTGAAGGTGTACAAACGAGATTTAATCGTCCTGATAGATATGCAGACGATCTAGTTAGACTGTATGAGTTCCATGTGTTCAATTCACTATGTAAATTTGTCAGTAAAGGTGTACACAAAAGTTTGACCCGAGATTTTCGGGATAAACTTCATTG TCAGTTCAATACAGAGAATCCCGGTCTTGACATCCAAACGTATTTTGCTGGTTGGTTCAAAGAAAAG ataCGTGAATTTCGAGTAGTTGACCGATCTAATTGTAGCAACGAATTGCTAAGTCTagctgaaggaccagtcggttccGCAAACTATTACACCGCTTGCAACGTGAACGGTGTTAGGTTTGTAGTTCGTGATCGTGATGAACGACGCACAACACAAAATAGCGGAATTGCAACACCTGGAATTGATGTGCCTATGTATTATGGCCAGTTGGAAGATATTCTAGAGTTGCATTATGGTGGTTTATTTAGTGTTGTGTTATCCAGATGTCGGTGGTTCAAGACTGAGAACACCAAGCGTAAAATCCGTTTAGTTACAAAGAATAACATGACTAGTATTGACACAAAAGAAGAGTGGTATAAAGACGATCAACACATTCTTGCAACACAAGCTCAACAAATCTTCTACATCACCGATCCTTCTAAAAATGCTAGTTGGAAGGTCATTCATGAGGTCCATCATCGAAAACTTTGGGATAGAGACATCATCGAAGAAACCGAACCAGATGTTGTACACAACACCAATTCATCCGATCTTATACTGGATGCTGATTTGGATAATATGACTTATACAAGTTTGAGTGTACATGGAGAATCAACAACAATTGATTTTAATCTACCAACACATGAAGTCGATGATGATGTTGATTTTATTATCGATTTAGACCCTTTTATCCTTCCACACGATTTATGTGAGGATGATAATGGTGTGGAGGCTAACGATGATAATGGTGTGGAGGCTAACGATGAAGACAATCCTCAGTTTCTTAATGATGAAGCTTACTCTAGCAATGAATTTGATTATTAA